A genomic stretch from Flavobacterium humidisoli includes:
- the gldK gene encoding gliding motility lipoprotein GldK yields the protein MKKFIAFAAMLTLVIGCGKSGDKGELVGVTGGKWHPEKPYGMTLVPGGSFIMGKSDADLANVEDAPTKTVTVRSFYMDETEITNSEYRQFVEWVKDSTMRVRLAILADETGQKATDGKGKKGGSIADYAFNDSDPEKMTAYDKYMYDNYYSVGTKDDPYAGRKLNRKVKLIKDTKAYPDEYYAEVMDSMYLPIEESYNGLRTIDVNKLKFRYSWMDIQAAAKAKVGKRSDFVKTEQVNVYPDTAVWIKDFAYSYNEPMHNDYFWHKAYGDYPVVGVTWKQAKAFCAWRTLNKNSYIKSKKKGRDLVNSFRLPTEAEWEYAARGGLESATYPWGGPYTKSDRGCFLANFKPSRGDYAADEALYTVEAKSYDVNGYGLYNMAGNVSEWTDSAYNPNAYEYVSTMNPNVIDGKNQRKVVRGGSWKDVAYFLQVSTRDHEYADSARSYIGFRTVQDYMGTQVTGNRKK from the coding sequence ATGAAGAAGTTTATTGCATTTGCAGCAATGTTAACACTAGTAATCGGCTGTGGTAAGTCAGGTGACAAAGGTGAATTAGTTGGTGTTACAGGAGGGAAATGGCATCCCGAGAAGCCTTATGGAATGACATTAGTTCCGGGCGGATCTTTTATTATGGGTAAATCAGATGCTGATTTAGCTAACGTAGAAGATGCTCCAACTAAAACTGTAACCGTGCGTTCATTCTATATGGATGAAACAGAAATTACAAATAGTGAATATCGTCAATTCGTAGAATGGGTGAAAGATTCTACAATGAGAGTTCGTTTAGCAATTTTAGCAGATGAAACTGGACAGAAAGCTACTGATGGAAAAGGTAAAAAAGGCGGAAGCATTGCTGATTACGCTTTTAATGATTCTGATCCAGAAAAAATGACAGCTTATGATAAATATATGTATGACAACTACTATAGTGTTGGTACTAAAGATGATCCATATGCTGGAAGAAAATTAAACAGAAAAGTTAAGTTAATTAAAGATACAAAAGCATATCCAGATGAGTATTACGCTGAAGTAATGGATTCTATGTATTTGCCAATTGAAGAATCATACAATGGTTTAAGAACAATTGATGTAAATAAATTGAAATTCCGTTATTCTTGGATGGATATTCAAGCTGCTGCAAAAGCTAAAGTTGGAAAAAGAAGTGACTTCGTAAAAACAGAACAGGTAAATGTTTATCCTGATACTGCAGTTTGGATTAAAGACTTCGCTTACTCATATAATGAGCCAATGCATAACGATTATTTTTGGCACAAAGCTTATGGAGATTATCCTGTAGTTGGTGTTACTTGGAAACAAGCTAAAGCATTCTGCGCTTGGAGAACTTTAAACAAAAACAGTTATATTAAATCTAAGAAAAAAGGGCGTGATCTTGTAAACTCTTTCAGATTACCAACTGAGGCAGAGTGGGAGTACGCTGCTAGAGGAGGTCTGGAATCTGCTACTTATCCTTGGGGAGGTCCTTATACTAAAAGTGATAGAGGTTGTTTCTTAGCAAACTTTAAACCAAGTAGAGGAGATTATGCAGCAGACGAAGCTTTATATACAGTAGAAGCAAAATCATATGACGTAAATGGTTACGGATTATACAATATGGCAGGAAACGTTTCAGAATGGACGGATTCAGCTTACAATCCAAATGCTTACGAATATGTTTCTACAATGAATCCAAACGTAATTGATGGTAAAAACCAAAGAAAAGTGGTTCGTGGAGGTTCTTGGAAAGACGTTGCTTATTTCCTACAGGTAAGTACTCGTGACCACGAATATGCTGATTCTGCTAGAAGTTATATCGGATTCAGAACTGTACAAGATTACATGGGTACTCAAGTTACAGGAAACAGAAAAAAGTAA
- the gldL gene encoding gliding motility protein GldL, translating to MALLSKKAMNFAYGMGAAVVIVGALFKITHFEIGPLTGTVMLSVGLVTEALIFALSAFEPVEEELDWTLVYPELANGQAREKKAKPESATDAQGLLSQKLDTLLKEAKIDGELMSSLGNSIKNFESAAKGIAPTVDSIAGQKKYSDELTLAATQMESLNSLYKVQLESASRNAEANKEIAENASKLKEQMASMTANIASLNSVYGGMLSAMSNKG from the coding sequence ATGGCATTATTAAGTAAAAAAGCAATGAATTTCGCTTATGGTATGGGAGCGGCAGTGGTAATCGTTGGAGCGTTATTCAAAATTACTCACTTTGAGATTGGACCTTTAACAGGTACAGTTATGCTTTCAGTAGGATTAGTTACTGAGGCGTTAATTTTTGCGCTTTCTGCTTTCGAACCAGTTGAAGAAGAACTAGATTGGACTCTAGTTTATCCAGAATTAGCTAATGGACAAGCAAGAGAGAAAAAAGCTAAACCTGAATCTGCAACTGATGCTCAAGGATTATTATCTCAAAAATTAGACACATTATTAAAAGAAGCTAAAATTGACGGTGAATTAATGTCAAGTTTAGGAAACAGCATCAAAAATTTCGAATCTGCTGCTAAAGGAATTGCTCCAACTGTAGATTCAATCGCTGGACAAAAGAAATATTCTGATGAATTAACTTTGGCTGCTACTCAAATGGAATCATTAAACAGTTTGTACAAAGTACAATTGGAAAGTGCTTCTAGAAATGCTGAGGCTAACAAAGAAATCGCTGAAAACGCTTCTAAATTAAAAGAGCAAATGGCTTCTATGACAGCAAACATTGCTTCTTTAAACAGCGTTTACGGTGGTATGCTTTCTGCAATGAGTAACAAAGGATAA
- the gldM gene encoding gliding motility protein GldM, translating to MAGGKLTPRQKMINLMYLVFIAMLAMNVSKEVISAFGLMNEKFEGANTSFIESNAGLLSSLDQKAAEAKGEFAIAAVTAHKVETITKDFYDYIATLKAQAVKGFEVDKATGKMPYESMDRGDNIDDWFTGDGYTKKGNEIISKIEKYKADIKAALGTDKKYASIIAEVEKKFDVSDVKNKEGIKEKYLAYHFKGFPAIATAAKLSAWQNDVKKVETDVYNSALGKAAVAAASYSNYQAIVVLDKNAYFQGEKVTGKVVLGRYDENTTPTSFQGPGQIVNGQAVISLTAGGVGEQDINGQFTFLEDGKNIPLKFSGKYVVVPRPNAATISADKMNVVYRGVVNPISVSFAGVDANKIVASAPGLASAGKPGKYNMSPGQGTETTISVTGTLPNGDKVTDKKTFRIKGIPGPTGTIRGEMGVVKGPKSNLEIATIGAKLLDFDFEVGLDVVGFNMKIAGQPTVVVTGNKMNAQCKQVLSRAGKGDQVTISEIKTKLVGAGSYLLPRTAPVIYEIQ from the coding sequence ATGGCAGGAGGAAAATTAACCCCTAGACAGAAGATGATTAACCTGATGTACCTGGTTTTCATCGCAATGTTAGCAATGAACGTATCAAAAGAAGTAATTTCTGCTTTTGGTTTGATGAATGAAAAATTCGAAGGTGCAAACACTAGTTTTATAGAGTCAAACGCTGGTTTATTAAGCTCTTTAGATCAAAAAGCTGCTGAAGCAAAAGGAGAATTTGCTATTGCTGCAGTAACAGCTCACAAAGTTGAAACAATTACAAAAGATTTTTATGATTATATAGCTACTCTAAAAGCTCAGGCAGTTAAAGGTTTCGAAGTTGATAAAGCAACAGGAAAAATGCCTTACGAGTCTATGGATAGAGGAGATAATATCGACGACTGGTTTACAGGAGACGGTTACACTAAAAAAGGTAACGAAATTATATCTAAAATCGAAAAATATAAAGCTGATATCAAAGCTGCTTTAGGAACAGACAAAAAATACGCATCAATTATTGCTGAGGTTGAAAAGAAATTTGATGTTTCTGATGTTAAAAACAAAGAAGGAATTAAAGAAAAATACTTAGCGTACCACTTTAAAGGATTCCCTGCAATTGCTACAGCCGCAAAACTTTCAGCTTGGCAGAATGACGTTAAAAAAGTTGAAACAGACGTTTACAATAGTGCTTTAGGTAAAGCTGCAGTTGCTGCTGCTTCTTACAGTAACTACCAAGCGATCGTTGTTTTAGATAAAAATGCTTATTTCCAAGGAGAAAAAGTTACAGGTAAAGTTGTTTTAGGTCGTTATGATGAAAATACTACACCAACTTCTTTCCAAGGTCCAGGACAAATCGTAAACGGACAAGCTGTTATCTCTTTAACTGCAGGTGGAGTTGGAGAACAAGACATTAACGGACAATTTACTTTCTTAGAGGATGGAAAAAATATTCCTTTAAAATTCTCTGGAAAATATGTAGTAGTTCCAAGACCAAACGCAGCTACAATTTCTGCAGACAAAATGAATGTTGTGTATAGAGGAGTTGTTAACCCAATCTCTGTATCTTTTGCAGGAGTTGATGCTAACAAAATTGTTGCTAGTGCTCCAGGTTTAGCTTCTGCTGGAAAACCAGGAAAATATAACATGAGCCCAGGTCAAGGTACTGAAACTACAATCTCTGTAACTGGTACATTGCCAAACGGTGATAAAGTAACAGATAAGAAAACATTCAGAATTAAAGGTATTCCTGGTCCAACAGGAACAATTAGAGGTGAGATGGGGGTTGTTAAAGGTCCTAAATCTAACTTAGAGATTGCTACTATTGGTGCAAAACTTCTTGATTTTGATTTTGAAGTTGGTTTAGATGTTGTTGGATTCAATATGAAAATTGCTGGACAACCTACAGTTGTTGTTACAGGAAACAAAATGAATGCACAATGTAAACAAGTACTTTCAAGAGCAGGTAAAGGAGACCAAGTTACTATTTCTGAAATTAAAACTAAACTTGTTGGAGCTGGTAGTTATTTATTACCAAGAACTGCTCCTGTAATTTACGAAATACAATAA
- the gldN gene encoding gliding motility protein GldN: MKVRNFLIAIVSIAGGFASNAQSNLLNAKTPAQIGLKTPAQLISDNDKPLAYGYVDDRDILMGKTTWEIIDLNEKINFPLYFPVDTANIGPNRRSLYDVLTKAIKGGKVTEVYTDSYFNTKKSMKDIEGSLSRIDTTDAGRELINQYPDDYKSRVVKKKVVSGKGKNKSVSYVEETVGPTRTVPAEYILKQDLTAADVTQYKIKGYWYFDKRQSELKYRLLGICPVTPDVYTMNSDEKDYIELFWVFFPNAREALHEAKAFNDNNSALPISFDQILNSRRFNAVVYKEENLYGDRAISDYMKDNAQNQLLESERVKEKIRNFEQDMWNY, from the coding sequence ATGAAAGTAAGAAATTTTTTAATAGCTATTGTTTCTATCGCTGGAGGTTTTGCTTCTAATGCGCAATCTAATTTGCTAAACGCTAAAACTCCTGCTCAGATTGGACTTAAAACTCCAGCTCAATTAATATCTGATAATGATAAGCCATTGGCTTATGGTTATGTAGATGATAGAGACATCTTGATGGGAAAAACAACATGGGAGATCATTGATTTAAATGAAAAAATCAACTTTCCATTATATTTTCCGGTAGATACAGCTAATATTGGTCCTAACAGACGTTCTCTTTATGACGTTTTAACTAAAGCTATTAAAGGTGGAAAAGTTACTGAAGTTTATACTGATAGTTATTTCAATACTAAAAAATCTATGAAGGACATCGAGGGCTCATTATCTCGTATTGATACAACAGATGCAGGTAGAGAGTTAATTAACCAATATCCAGATGACTACAAATCACGTGTTGTGAAGAAAAAAGTAGTTTCAGGTAAAGGTAAAAATAAATCAGTTTCTTATGTTGAAGAGACAGTTGGACCAACAAGAACTGTTCCTGCTGAATATATCTTAAAACAAGATCTTACTGCTGCAGATGTTACTCAGTATAAAATTAAAGGATATTGGTATTTTGATAAGCGTCAAAGTGAATTAAAGTATCGTTTACTAGGAATTTGTCCTGTAACTCCTGACGTTTATACAATGAATAGTGATGAAAAGGATTATATTGAATTGTTTTGGGTATTCTTCCCAAATGCCAGAGAAGCATTGCATGAAGCAAAAGCGTTCAATGACAACAACTCAGCTCTTCCAATCTCATTTGATCAGATTTTAAATTCAAGACGTTTTAATGCGGTTGTTTACAAAGAAGAAAACCTTTATGGAGACAGAGCAATTAGCGATTATATGAAAGACAACGCACAAAATCAGTTGTTGGAATCTGAAAGAGTGAAAGAAAAAATTCGCAACTTCGAGCAAGATATGTGGAACTACTAA
- the gldN gene encoding gliding motility protein GldN, whose amino-acid sequence MKVRNLLIVIVTVLGSLSSNAQSNLLNAKTADQIGYKTPAQMISDNDKPLAYGYVDDRDVLMGKMVWEIIDLNEKINFPLYFPVDTANIGPDRRSLYDILTKAMRNGKITEVYTDSYFNTKKTLKDIQGSLSRVDTTDAGRELINQYPDDYRTRVVKKKVVTGSGKNKKVNYVDQTVGPTRTVPAEYILKQDLTAADVSQYKIKGFWYFDKRESALKYRLLGICPVTPDVYTMNSDEKDYIELFWVFFPNARDVLHEGKAFNDQNSAMPISFDQILNSRHFNAIIYKEENVYGDREIKDYIKDNAQSQLLESERVKEKIRNFEEDMWNY is encoded by the coding sequence ATGAAAGTAAGAAATTTATTAATTGTTATTGTTACTGTTCTTGGAAGCTTATCTTCTAATGCTCAGTCTAATTTGCTTAATGCCAAAACTGCCGATCAGATCGGGTATAAGACACCTGCTCAAATGATATCTGATAATGACAAACCTCTGGCGTATGGTTATGTTGATGATCGAGATGTTTTGATGGGAAAGATGGTTTGGGAAATTATTGATTTAAATGAAAAAATAAACTTTCCATTATATTTTCCAGTAGATACGGCCAATATTGGCCCAGATAGACGTTCGCTTTATGATATTCTAACTAAAGCAATGAGAAACGGTAAAATAACAGAAGTTTATACAGACAGTTATTTTAATACAAAAAAGACTTTAAAAGACATTCAAGGATCTTTATCTCGTGTTGATACAACAGATGCGGGTAGAGAACTTATTAATCAATATCCTGATGATTATAGAACGCGCGTTGTTAAGAAGAAAGTGGTTACAGGTTCGGGAAAAAATAAGAAAGTCAATTATGTAGACCAAACGGTAGGACCAACTAGAACGGTTCCGGCCGAATATATTTTGAAGCAAGATCTTACGGCTGCTGATGTAAGTCAATATAAAATTAAAGGATTTTGGTATTTTGATAAGAGGGAAAGTGCATTGAAATATCGCCTTTTAGGAATTTGCCCAGTAACGCCCGACGTTTATACTATGAATAGTGATGAAAAAGATTATATTGAGCTGTTCTGGGTTTTCTTTCCCAATGCTCGAGATGTGCTACATGAAGGAAAAGCTTTTAATGATCAAAATTCAGCCATGCCGATTTCGTTCGATCAGATTTTGAATTCAAGACATTTTAATGCAATCATTTATAAAGAGGAAAATGTTTACGGAGATCGTGAGATTAAAGATTATATTAAAGATAATGCGCAAAGCCAATTGTTAGAGTCTGAAAGAGTAAAAGAGAAGATTCGTAATTTTGAAGAAGATATGTGGAATTACTAA
- a CDS encoding NAD(P)/FAD-dependent oxidoreductase, protein MLDYLIVGSGLAGISFAEIALKNNKSILVVDDKSQNSSRIAGGLYNPVILKRFSEVWNAKEHLVLMNEFYEQVEDKLQERFNFKMPILRKFFSIEEQNNWFAASDKINLAPFLSTKLITKKYQGIDSPYDYGEVLHTGYVKTGQLLESYKAYLKDNNLLLEESFHSSFLEILDLGIQYKNIKARHIIFAEGFGLHKNPYFNYLPLDGTKGELFLIKAPDLKLDLIVNTSVFILPVGGNLFKVGATYNWHDKTDLPTEEGKQELLDRIKEIITCDFEIVKHFAGVRPTVADRRPLVGTHEAFESIHLLNGLGTRGVMLGPALAKMLYDNIENGTPIDREADIKRFHKRYLKSLIPDRP, encoded by the coding sequence ATGCTTGATTATTTAATCGTCGGATCTGGGTTGGCTGGAATTTCTTTTGCCGAAATTGCCTTAAAAAACAATAAATCTATTTTAGTTGTTGATGACAAATCTCAGAATTCTTCGAGAATTGCTGGAGGTTTGTATAATCCCGTTATTCTGAAACGTTTTAGTGAAGTCTGGAATGCTAAAGAACATTTGGTTTTAATGAATGAATTTTACGAACAGGTTGAAGATAAGCTGCAGGAGAGATTTAATTTTAAAATGCCAATTCTTCGAAAATTTTTTTCAATTGAAGAACAGAATAATTGGTTTGCAGCGTCAGATAAAATAAACTTAGCTCCTTTTTTGTCAACCAAACTAATTACTAAGAAATATCAAGGTATTGATTCTCCTTATGATTATGGAGAAGTTCTGCATACGGGCTATGTTAAAACTGGACAACTATTAGAAAGTTATAAAGCCTATTTAAAAGATAATAATTTGCTTCTTGAAGAATCTTTCCATAGTTCTTTCTTGGAGATTCTTGATTTAGGAATTCAGTATAAAAATATTAAAGCACGCCATATCATTTTTGCAGAGGGTTTTGGGTTGCATAAAAACCCTTATTTTAATTATCTCCCTTTGGATGGAACAAAAGGGGAACTGTTTTTAATAAAAGCACCAGATTTGAAATTGGATTTAATTGTTAATACCAGTGTTTTTATTTTACCAGTAGGTGGCAATTTGTTTAAAGTTGGAGCTACTTATAATTGGCATGACAAAACGGATCTCCCTACCGAAGAAGGGAAACAAGAGCTTTTAGATCGCATTAAAGAAATTATTACCTGCGACTTTGAAATTGTAAAACATTTTGCTGGAGTTAGACCAACAGTTGCCGACAGAAGACCTTTGGTAGGTACTCATGAAGCATTCGAATCTATTCATCTTCTTAACGGGTTAGGGACACGTGGTGTAATGCTCGGACCTGCTTTAGCGAAAATGTTGTATGATAATATTGAAAACGGAACTCCAATAGATAGAGAAGCAGATATAAAACGCTTCCATAAAAGATATTTAAAATCTCTTATTCCTGACCGGCCTTAG
- a CDS encoding DUF983 domain-containing protein → MLKKGSKLNSILTGSCPKCQKESMYEDKNPLHLSKVLKMNENCSHCGFKYQIEPSFFYGAMYVSYGLNVAVGIAAFIVSFVFFGATIEQAFIAIILTLVVLFPFVLRLSRNLYINMFVSYDPKAGQE, encoded by the coding sequence ATGTTAAAAAAAGGATCGAAACTAAATAGCATTTTAACAGGAAGTTGTCCAAAATGCCAAAAAGAAAGCATGTATGAAGACAAAAATCCGCTTCATTTGAGTAAAGTTCTCAAAATGAACGAAAATTGCAGCCATTGCGGATTCAAATACCAAATTGAACCTTCTTTTTTTTATGGCGCAATGTATGTTAGTTACGGATTAAATGTTGCGGTAGGAATTGCTGCTTTTATTGTTTCATTTGTCTTTTTTGGAGCCACAATCGAACAAGCTTTTATTGCAATTATCTTGACATTAGTCGTGTTGTTTCCTTTTGTACTTCGTCTTTCAAGAAACTTATACATTAATATGTTTGTTTCGTACGATCCTAAGGCCGGTCAGGAATAA
- a CDS encoding ABC-F family ATP-binding cassette domain-containing protein, translated as MLNIHNLSVSFGGTYLFEEVTFRLGAGDRVGLVGKNGAGKSTMLKMLAGDFKPDSGVISQEKDIRMGFLRQDIDFEQGRTVLEEAYEAFTEIKVVEKKLEEINHQLVTRTDYESEEYGQIIEDLSDYTHRFELLGGYNYVGDTEKILLGLGFKREVFNNQTETFSGGWRMRIELAKLLLQSNDVLLLDEPTNHLDIESIIWLENFLRNYPGVVVIVSHDKMFLDNVTNRTIEISLGKAYDFNKPYSQYLELRHEIREKQLATQKNQQKKIEETEKLIEKFRAKASKASMAQSLIKKLDKVERIEVDEDDNSVMNISFPVSKEPGKVVIEAEHVTKAYGDKTILKDISLLVERGSKIAFVGQNGQGKSTFIKALVNEFEYQGNIKLGHNVQLGYFAQNQAEYLDGEITLLQTMEDAATDTNRMKVRDMLGSFLFRGDDVEKKVKVLSGGERNRLALCKLLLQPINVLLMDEPTNHLDIKSKNVLKAALQKFGGTLLLVSHDRDFLQGMSNIVYEFKDQKIKEYLGDINFFLEQRNLENMREVEKKDVIKAATPKEKEVAKVSYEDQKKTKALQNRLSKIESQIQQLEKQIQHDDKMLETNYDKHIEDASFFTAYNKKKQDLEQLLIDWEVVSEEIDGFNG; from the coding sequence ATGCTTAATATACACAATCTTTCCGTTTCTTTTGGAGGAACCTATTTATTTGAAGAAGTTACTTTTCGTTTAGGCGCCGGCGACCGCGTAGGTCTTGTTGGTAAAAACGGAGCAGGTAAATCTACAATGCTAAAAATGCTGGCAGGAGATTTTAAACCAGACTCAGGAGTTATTTCGCAAGAGAAAGATATCAGAATGGGTTTTCTACGTCAGGATATTGATTTTGAACAAGGAAGAACCGTTTTGGAAGAAGCATATGAAGCTTTTACAGAGATTAAAGTTGTAGAGAAAAAACTGGAAGAAATCAATCATCAATTGGTTACTAGAACCGATTATGAAAGTGAAGAATATGGACAAATCATCGAAGATTTATCTGATTACACACATCGTTTTGAACTTCTTGGAGGTTACAATTATGTGGGAGACACAGAGAAAATTCTTTTAGGTCTAGGTTTTAAAAGAGAAGTTTTCAATAACCAAACAGAAACGTTCTCTGGAGGATGGAGAATGCGTATTGAACTTGCAAAACTGTTATTACAATCAAATGATGTATTGCTTCTGGATGAGCCAACTAACCACTTAGATATTGAAAGTATCATTTGGTTAGAAAATTTTCTTCGTAATTATCCTGGAGTTGTTGTGATTGTATCGCACGATAAAATGTTCTTGGATAATGTAACGAATAGAACAATCGAAATTTCGTTAGGTAAAGCCTATGACTTCAATAAACCCTATTCTCAATATTTAGAACTACGCCATGAAATTCGAGAAAAGCAATTAGCTACTCAAAAAAATCAGCAGAAAAAGATTGAAGAAACAGAAAAATTAATCGAGAAATTCCGTGCAAAAGCTTCAAAAGCTTCGATGGCGCAATCGTTGATTAAAAAATTAGATAAAGTCGAAAGAATCGAAGTGGACGAAGATGATAACTCAGTAATGAATATCTCGTTTCCAGTTTCAAAAGAACCAGGAAAAGTTGTTATTGAAGCTGAACATGTAACGAAAGCTTACGGTGACAAAACGATTCTTAAAGATATAAGTTTACTGGTTGAAAGAGGAAGTAAAATTGCTTTTGTTGGGCAAAATGGACAAGGGAAATCTACTTTCATTAAAGCTCTTGTAAACGAATTTGAATACCAAGGAAATATCAAATTAGGACATAATGTACAATTAGGATATTTTGCTCAAAATCAAGCCGAATATTTAGACGGAGAAATTACTTTGCTGCAAACAATGGAAGATGCGGCAACTGACACAAATCGTATGAAAGTACGTGATATGTTAGGTTCGTTTTTATTTCGTGGAGATGATGTAGAGAAAAAAGTGAAAGTGCTTTCTGGAGGCGAACGTAACCGTTTGGCACTTTGTAAATTGTTGTTACAGCCAATTAACGTTTTGCTGATGGATGAGCCTACGAACCACTTAGATATTAAATCTAAAAACGTTTTAAAAGCTGCTCTTCAAAAATTTGGCGGAACTTTGTTATTAGTTTCTCACGACAGGGATTTCCTTCAAGGAATGTCAAATATTGTCTACGAATTTAAAGATCAGAAGATTAAAGAATATTTAGGAGATATCAACTTTTTCTTAGAACAGCGTAATTTGGAAAACATGCGCGAGGTTGAGAAAAAAGATGTTATAAAAGCAGCGACTCCAAAAGAGAAAGAGGTTGCTAAAGTGTCTTATGAAGATCAGAAGAAAACAAAAGCACTTCAAAACAGATTGAGCAAAATCGAAAGCCAGATTCAACAATTGGAAAAACAAATTCAGCATGATGATAAAATGTTGGAAACCAATTATGACAAGCATATCGAAGATGCCTCATTCTTTACTGCTTACAACAAAAAGAAACAAGATTTAGAGCAATTATTAATCGATTGGGAAGTTGTATCAGAAGAGATTGATGGTTTT